The Engraulis encrasicolus isolate BLACKSEA-1 chromosome 3, IST_EnEncr_1.0, whole genome shotgun sequence genome segment CTGGTCATCTAATGGCTAGCCAGAGACCTGGAGAGGTCTATGAACCACAGTATattgcacctgctgtgaaatttgTCAGAGAAAAGGTGATAATCTGATggtgcttcagcaaggctgaTATTGGTCAGATTCATTGTTGCAAACGACGTGTCTCTGAAGTCACTTACAAAGTTATCTTGGGCCAAAACAAGATTCCTTCTGTTCTGACAAAGGCCCTGAAGGCAGAGGACAGTTTTATTGGAGAAGGACAATGCTTCAGCCACTCAGCTTGCCAATCagggtgtggatggaggaccaccagatcaataccatgacatggtcagcccaaactccaggcccgaatCCCCTTGAAAACCTGGAAACGCATGAATGCtgccaaatattgatttctgaactcttcctataTTAATACATTACAATGATGTTGGTTTTAAGTTAATATCAActtgttttctttgtctttttttgagatttggaaacagtgcatcttatgtgttattttgacaatTTGAGATTTTCTGCTAATAAattatctaaatgacaatattttcttttgaaATTCGGTGGAAATGTTGTCAGGAGTTTACAGAATGGAATAacgtttgttttactcaaacacatccatagcaaaatcagaaaatttcgaagtggtctctcaattttttccatggctgtatTTTTAGATTTACAGCAATAGTCAGGGGCAGCAGGTGCAATAAAATAACTCATGGTTGATAATGCACTGCCAGAAATGTCTGCAATTTGGAATGAACAATTTAAATTGGTGTTCTACATCTGAACACGGCACTTACCTATGTTGACAGTCTTTTGAGATTCACCCAGGGATGCAATTAATTGCCTGATTTCTCCAGACTGAATTCCCTCAAAATTATTTGTCACCACACCGGAAGGACATTCTACAAATACATCTTCCTCTTTGCCCATTTCACTGCCTGGATATGCATTCAATCTTTTCCTCTCTGGATCATCTGGCTGTTTAGTTTGATCAGAACTGTTCTTCACAAACACCTCTTTCAATGACTCTGAATTCTCCACATCCGGATCATCCAATTGATCTGATTCAAAATGATCCTCCAAAGAACACACATTTGCCATGGAGTTCGAGCTATTCTCAACGTTATCAGCAAGTTGTTGAAAACCAGAAGCTTGCTCCCTCAATCTTAGAAATCCACTCTCTGACGACAAATTATCTTCCTGCTGCTCTGCGACTCTGGTCTCAATATCAAGATTCCTTCTCTTCATCTCAGAGCAGGTGTTCTCTAAGAGACTCTTCCTTAACTCCAGTTTAGCAATTGAATCCATCAATGAAGATTTTCTTTCCTTCATCTCCATTATTTCAGATTGGAGTTTAGAATAACCTAAATCCAAATCAGGCTTAATGCCTTCTTCTGGATCCAACACCAAATCAGCCTCTGAATTGATCTAGGAATGGGGAACACAAGAGGTACTACTTGTTACGTAATTGTAGATACATGTAAATTATGAATTATGGTGTTGAGTTCCGGGGAACTATTGTACGTATGTAGGTAACTATGGAGGAATTAGACAAAAAAAGTCACAGAGAGCGAACAGTTTCCCCCTCTTTACATACCTCTTCCAAACCAACAACGTTGATGTTATGGCCAGAGTGTTCCAAAAGTGCACATAGAGCGCAGATGAGGGATTCTTCATCATTGCAGACCACTTCCATTTTTCTGTGATGCTTCAAGCAAATGTACTTCTCAAGTTTTACATCAGCTTCTACTAATGTGTGCTTCTGCAGTTCAGGAACCAAATAGTGGTCTCTGACATGGTTTTCACAGTAAAATATAACGCAGGTCAGACAGAGCTTGATCGCTCTAAGCTTCCTTCCTCTGCAGAAATCGCAGgtcacatctccaggtccagcgaATGACTGCACAGCAAAAACAGGACTGAAGCCTGTCTGTTGCAGCAACTGAATGAACCTTTCCAAGGATTCATTGGTGTAAAGCTTAGGGAGCGTGCTGAATGTTGCTGAGCACTGTGGACAGGCGTAATCTCCCTCATGCCTCGGCTGTGCCCAGTAAGTGCTTATACATTGTCTGCAGTAGCTGTGTCCACAGGGGATGCTGACTGGATCTTTTAGCCCTTCTGTGCACACTATGCACCTAAAGTGATCCTCTGTCAGAAGGCTAATGCTCAGGTCACTGATATAAAAGACATACAAATACAAGATAAAGAGAAAGGttagagaaataaataaaaaaacatgacgAAAACAAGCAGGCTAAGCAGTATCTAGTGATGTTGATGTGTGTCTTtgtaaaaatgtgaaaaaaatgtatTCTAATTTTGCATGACATCATGATATCAAAAAGTACACATGCttatatttgcatattttgttcTACATGTTCATATACTTggaataaaaaatattttaaaaacgaCTTAAGAGTTCAAAGAGGAAAAATGAAAATTAGTTTCAAGTGATGCAGGTGAAGAAAAAGCTAATTATAGCTGTTGTAGACATATGTAATTACCTGAAACTTGTGTCTTCTCTGGAGAATTTTGGGGGTAAACCCATTGACCTATCACTCTTCTGTGACAGGATACTCGGCCCTGGTGATGGTCCACTTCTGAAAAACCTGGGGCAGCACACAGGACATTTTGAAGAAAACTACTTTGCCATTTGACCACTCACTGTCTTGTCCAACTGTTGGTAACCATGGCCGCTTTGCCAAATACCCAAATAAAGTTATTTAGAACAATTAAATACTAGTGCTCCAAAAACAATATATAGCTCCCTTCATTTGCAATTGTATCCATTTCCTGACTTGTAGGTGTAGCTCCGTAGCCTCTTACATTATTAACACACACGGTTCCACCTCTGGAACGTTAATAACACTGtagtaatagtcactgaaaaaacccAACTACCACCAACGTACTACACAACTAGTACAGTgctcagggcctttagtaatacaactTGGtaactgccattctggtaacagctaatttataacaggggccgtgtcttgagtaaaacaaaaaacaatgttaTTATTGCGTTGATGAAACCTCAGATCATAATCAACAACATACCCCATACTAGGCTATATATACTATAACGGATCCATACCGTGTAAGTGGGGATGAAGATGGAGGAGCATCATTGCATGACAATTTTGGGGGTAAACCCATCGACCTGTCACTCTTCAATGAAATTTCACTTGGTCCTGGTGATGGGTTCCTTTCAGTACAAGGGGTTTGGTGAATAAATTTAAATATAACACTTAAGACATATATATATAGCAAATGACAATGAATTGAAAGCTACACCTCAATTAATCAGAAGTCTTTTGGAATTACTAACAGTGCTTACTAAGCTGttattacagtacatttacaTAATTGACATGACAGAGGCAACAAACAAGCAAAATGGGATGAGTGAAGACGTAAAGATAGAGATTATTTCTATCATTGTCAGCTCATCACATCATACTACTACCTAATTATTAATATTGACACATTGATTTGGAGATGTTAATTATGTTGaccaccagtgttgggcaagttactcaaaaacagtaatgcattactgattataAGTTACTGTATTTCCAAACAATCCCTTACtataatattactatatttaaaatgtaaggcattacactacttttgcattactttagtaaAGTTTAGTTACTTTCTCaaaaaaaactgtaggcctaaatattggctctggcaatttattacagtgtaaatcaagctcatgagtcatgcctTTTTCATCTCCCATccaggtgtttttggcagcatgcagactaaaaactaccaggttcaggaatagcttctttctgacccaccacactgcataccactaaaatccaggtcattgtaatgcattgtaacttaagatatttagcattgtaactaagtaaatattaaagatttttgccctgtaatgccttacattacggcattacagtaattaattacttttgtaatgcattactgcccaacaatGTTGATCACTGAGcttaaggtccagaccgatagcacAGGACTGTTTCATCTGTATGAGGCCAATAATCTACCCCCAaagtctgctagttggcatccatacACATGAACTACCAAGTTGGTGAATGTAAACGAAAGGGCCAATAGTAGTAGGACATAAGCAACAGGTTATGTGCGTGCCAATCCACGCAGGTGATTGCCTATGGCCCTTTAATCATACCTGTCAGGTGTTACTGATGACTTAGGCCTCTTTTGACCCCCATCAAAAGCAGGATGTTCTCTTTTTGGGGGCATTCTGAAAAGGATTAATGACAACAAATGATTGGATATAAATGGATTGATGATATTATGACAAAAAAATCTTGGGCAGTGGCCACAGACCTGTGGCACAGGGGAGTTTTCCCTGGTTGTTCTGTTGTTTCATCTACTGTAGAGAGAGCATGATAGCCCAGGAGTTCCCAAacgttaccatgacaaggcccccacaGCGGTCGATTCCAGCAAAGGACCCCCTTACATGGTCCGTGCCacacattttttcttcttctgtgcaccccctttcacttccacagtttttgtctgagtgtcagtgccccattgtgatacataaaataaataatgctAATAAAATGTATGTTAGGGATGCAATAAATTAGTATAATGCGTTCTTAAATAATGGGAAAATGTATTCAGTTCAGCTTAGTTTTTGATAttgttgtgtagcctacatgaattattcagttatttgtttgattatttatttattaattcattatttatttttttctttcaaattgCAGTGGACCCCCTAGCGGGAAGGAAGTGCTATATACCTAGGCTACTGTATTCTGAATGGAGCTTTTTGTGTTCATCACCATGCGTTGTGTTCATCATTCAGCATTCTTGGTGCAAACTTGCAAATGAAATGGCCATTGCCTTTTCTGTGAAACTGTAGGCTACTAGGGTGCAAAACGTGAAATTGATACAGACAACAGAACAACAGTGTGGTATATACCCATACTTCCGGAGATCAGACAAAGATACCGCCTATCTACAGTTATGAGTCAGTCTTGTGCGCCAACAAGGAAGGGGGCtttgaaaaaagggggaaaatttACGAACAGCATGTTGGTAACTGTTTACTTGGTGAAATTCAGAAATGTGTTAGGCCTAGTTGACTGTGCGTGTTGGCTACACGAGCTCATGAGTATTCCATtcctatttaggcctactgttccGTGTCATGGACCGAAATTACGCACACGTAGGCATACAAGTGGCTGTGGATGCGGTAGTCAAATAGGCCTAATAGTAAGCTAAAATTGACCAACTCATAATTAATGTTAACTATTCCTGTCTGGAAACAACGCTAGAAATAACAAGGGCTAAATGTGGACGGGATTGACATTCCGCGTCTAAACATTAAACTGAACTGAAACCGAAAGTAAACTTTCTACTAGGCCTAAATCAGTAGGctaaaaataaaccaaaaacaaTTGTCTAGCCTATGCCTTTTACGTAAGAACCGCAGTAAAACTGTAAATCAAATCAACACAAACAAGGTATCGCGCATAGAGGGTCCCATTTGTGACAGGCAGCAGGTTATTgtaacttattatatggttgtgacgtcatctgtcgaatgctccattcatttcaacggggctccccaacgttcggacgtctgttatttttcgataacggacgggttggtctataacagaccgctgtcaatggcaacaagacttttcactgctaaagcgacttttcaacaagactctaatcagctgctatgatagacagcacccgttgtcctggctaccgctgtcaatggcaacaagacgttcactgctaaagccactggcttgtatacaagtcagtggctaaagcgaatgtttcatatcactccgcagggggtccggtcttttgtcactctaatcaactgctgtgatagacaacacctgttgtcctggctacctagctgttgcctagcggtgttccacaacggcactgttttgttttgcgcagcaacaatcttaacattaaataggtctaaagaaatgtccccgccatgtgtgaatcatttaagtatatccatataataagcgggttaactttcggcgagtcggtcgctttgtggaatagcagcacttcagagagaacaagacccctccgctccgcgtcggggtctaaagattctctctgtcgtgctgctattccacggtagcgaccttctcgccgaacgttaacccttacttacttTGCTGTGAGCTGCAGTTCTtgtccggtgttctgtcgagatgtgttgcctcgtcgagatgagcgaccggtcgccctattcgatagtggtgttctatcgatttgcgatgcctcatctaaatgagcgaccttgattttccgcggaaggcgtttcaatcggtccacgtaggactattttaataaccattactttgttaatttcacggacaggggtgtgcaatcgttcgtgccgagtttaataagaacgtgcggctgctgac includes the following:
- the LOC134445391 gene encoding E3 ubiquitin-protein ligase TRIM39-like, coding for MPPKREHPAFDGGQKRPKSSVTPDRNPSPGPSEISLKSDRSMGLPPKLSCNDAPPSSSPLTRFFRSGPSPGPSILSQKSDRSMGLPPKFSREDTSFSDLSISLLTEDHFRCIVCTEGLKDPVSIPCGHSYCRQCISTYWAQPRHEGDYACPQCSATFSTLPKLYTNESLERFIQLLQQTGFSPVFAVQSFAGPGDVTCDFCRGRKLRAIKLCLTCVIFYCENHVRDHYLVPELQKHTLVEADVKLEKYICLKHHRKMEVVCNDEESLICALCALLEHSGHNINVVGLEEINSEADLVLDPEEGIKPDLDLGYSKLQSEIMEMKERKSSLMDSIAKLELRKSLLENTCSEMKRRNLDIETRVAEQQEDNLSSESGFLRLREQASGFQQLADNVENSSNSMANVCSLEDHFESDQLDDPDVENSESLKEVFVKNSSDQTKQPDDPERKRLNAYPGSEMGKEEDVFVECPSGVVTNNFEGIQSGEIRQLIASLGESQKTVNIVDITLDTDTAHRRLEVSKDGKSVRFTERRGEKKVDLDSSKRDLLTQFVTRIYVPLKSRGT